The Malaclemys terrapin pileata isolate rMalTer1 chromosome 2, rMalTer1.hap1, whole genome shotgun sequence nucleotide sequence ctgcggggagccccCAGGGGGCGGGGCGGCAGCAGCGCAGGGTGTAGTTGCTGCCCCCGTTGTTGTCCCAGTACTCGCCCTGCTGGCTGCGGTAGCAGACGGCGAAGTGCACGGCGGAGCCCTCCAGCAGGCCGGGCGGGGTGCACAGGCTGAAGTGGAAGCGCTCGGTAGGGGGGTCGCGCCCCTCGGGgccgggcaggggctgggccgtTGCGTCCAGGAAGGAGCGCCACTCGTTGAAGGTGTAGCGCACCGTCACCTCCTTGGGGCCCGGGCAGCTCAGCACCCGCACGGTGCCCCGCACATCCAGGGCCGCCGCGGGGCGGCCCAGGCTCTCCAGACACACCCGCTCCCGCCGCAGGCGCTCGGCCGCTGCCACCTCCCCGGCGGGCTGGAAGTCGGGCACTAGTTGCAGGGGGGGAGGCGGCGGGagggccctgcagcccaggcCGAGCGCGGCGCTGAACTCCTCCCGGGGCAGGCGCCGCAGGCGGGAGAGCACGGCGGGCGGCACCTGCGGGTCTTCCGCCGCGCTGAAGTGCTTCACGCTGGCCAGGTTCAGCCCCAACGCGTCCGCGAACTGCACCCGCTTCTTGCACTTGGTGCAGCAGCCCCGGCTGCCCTCCTCCGGCGGCGGGAAGAGCCCGCCGGCCGCCAGGCTGGGGCTAGCGGGCAGCGACAGGGACCGCCCGCCGCGGCGGcgcagccccagcagcagctccccatcGTCCGGCGGGGGAGAGGCTCCGGCCCGCTGCGGctccccccagggctcctgcAGAGGCAGCGCAGCCGCCGCCCCCTCTTGCTCTTGCTCTGCGGAGCTGCCTCGCCAGGGGTCCCGCGGGAGCAGCCGAGCCGTCCTCTCTTGCTGGTGGCCCCCGAAAGGCGCTAGCATTTGCTCCAAGCCCAGCAGTCCGGAGTCCCGGCCTTCCATGGCATGTCGCCCTCGCCCCCCACCCCGGGAGACTCCGCGGCTGCTGCTGGCCCTCTCCCGGCCGGGGCTTGCTCTGGCTAAGGCGGTGGGGTCGTTTTATCGCCTTTGCCTTGCAGCGGAGTCATGGCGGGGGGCGCGCCCCTGTCCCCCCATGGGCTCCTGGCGGCAGGGACGGACCCTCGGGAGAAATTAAGCCGCGGGCTGCCAGCCacgtccccagccctgccagagccagggggCGAAGGGGCAGAGCGGACCCAGCGCCG carries:
- the PPP1R3G gene encoding protein phosphatase 1 regulatory subunit 3G, giving the protein MEGRDSGLLGLEQMLAPFGGHQQERTARLLPRDPWRGSSAEQEQEGAAAALPLQEPWGEPQRAGASPPPDDGELLLGLRRRGGRSLSLPASPSLAAGGLFPPPEEGSRGCCTKCKKRVQFADALGLNLASVKHFSAAEDPQVPPAVLSRLRRLPREEFSAALGLGCRALPPPPPLQLVPDFQPAGEVAAAERLRRERVCLESLGRPAAALDVRGTVRVLSCPGPKEVTVRYTFNEWRSFLDATAQPLPGPEGRDPPTERFHFSLCTPPGLLEGSAVHFAVCYRSQQGEYWDNNGGSNYTLRCCRPAPWGLPAAPSTDTGQGDPTGPLY